In the Nanoarchaeota archaeon genome, CATCGTCTTTGACAAACCACGCTTTGCAGTCTTTGCATCGGTATTTCTGTTTTTTACCACATGCATTGTGTCGAAAACCTTTTTTGGCATAATTTGCAGATTTACATATTGGACAATTGAACGGCATAGAGATTCCTCTATACCTATTTGGTAACAGGAGTTTTTATAGATGACTTTAATTGGACAGTATCTCTCAAAACTCCGGATGGTTTGAGGATGTAACAAAGACTTGGAACAAATTGTGGGGCTAATAATAGGGGGCCTTTTAGTGCGTAAACTATTTTTTAATCATTACAAATGCATTTTTTGATACCGACTTACTTTTAAAGATTCTATGACAATATTTATTATTATTTTTTATTATTTTGGTGATATTTTGAGAACATTAAAAGAATGGCCCGATCCTGAAGATTATGTTGTATGCACAATATCTGAATTGAATCCGAACTCTGCAGTTGTGGTTCTTGACGAATATGAGGGTAAAAAAGGAATGGTGCATGTGTCAGAAGTCGCAAATACAATGGTCCGCGATATCCGGAGATTTGTAAAAATCGGCGAAAAAGAGATTGCAAAAGTCCTTTTTGTCGATCCTCAAAGAGGTTATGTCGGCCTTTCGCTTAAGCGCGTCAAGCCATCAATTCGGCGCGAAAAGATACTTGAGTTTAAGAACGAAAAAAAAGCCGAAAAATTTCTGAATTTTGCGGCAAAGGAAATGAAAAAGACAATAACTGATGCTTACGAAAAGGCAGGTTACCCTTTGATGGAAAAATATGGCGGCCTTCTTTATCCTGCTTTTGAATGCGCAAAAACAGGGGGCAAGGACGCCCTTATAAATGATGGTGTTCCTACCGATTGGGCAGCGGCTATTGCCGACATTGCAGAGAAAAACATAAAGGAAAAAGAGGTTGTAAAGACGCTGATACTTTCACTTGAATCATTCGCTCCGAATGGAGTAGTCGCGATAAAGAATGCCCTTGAAATAAAGGATAAAAAAGGCGTGGAAATAAAATATGTGAGTGCCCCGAAATTTAAGCTCACAGTTTCAGGACCGGATTATCCGGCGGTCGAGGCGCGCATTGCAAAAATCATAAAAAACGCCGAGGAGATAATGAAAAAAGCCGGCGGCGAAGTCAAGGTCGAGGAAGTCGCAGCTCAGTGACCTGTATGAATTCAATCCGTTTTTGCAGGAAATGCAAAGAATACACCATGAAAGATACTTGTTCTGTGTGCGGGTCTGCAACAATAGATCCCAAGCCTCCGAAGTTCTCGCCGCTTGATAAGTGGGGGAAGTGGAGGAGGAAAAGCAGAGATATGTGTAATTCAACTATTGAGTAATATCTGCTTTGACGACGATGAGGAGAGAAACGAAAGCAGCTGCGAAAGATTGATGGTTTCTGCAAAATTTAAAGATTCTGTTTGCAGTTTTATTATCGCTTGATATACCCCGCAGCTCTGCTGCGGTTGGGTGTGCCGCCGCAACGTTTGACTGACATCGCGGAAAATGAATGCGCGTTCAAATTATTTTTGATAGAGACCAACGGCATGCTTCTTGGCGAGGACAAGGAACTCGCAAAAGAGCTGAGCAGCTTTGGCGATTACATACATGTTCGGCTTTCTTTCAAAGCAGGCACTCCCGAAGCGTTTGAACAAAAAACAGGCGCAGAGGCAAAATATTTCGAAAACCAGTTTCGCGCTTTGGAATATTTGAAAAAATACGGCATTCCTTACAACCTTGCCGCAATGTCAAAGAATCCGGAGCTTATGCCGGATGGTGAGAGGCACAACTTGTTTAAAAGGATGGCGGAATATGGGCTTGAGAATTTCAGCCGGCTGGACGAAGAAAAAGCCGATTTATTCGGCATAACAAAAAAACGGCTTGCTGAAAGCGGAATCATTTCAAAGCCCGAAAATTTTGGACAAATGCTGTATGAGCCTATCAAACATTCTATTTTTCGCGAGGTGAATAAGGAAGGAAAAGCGCGTGAAGTATCGGAAAAAGAACTGGATGAATTAGTAAAGAGGTCTCTTGACACAAGTGAGTTCGGACTAATTGAAAGCCCGTGCAATACCTGCACTTCAAAAAAACCATGGCACGGGCACGGCGCAGAGGATGATTTGGGCGGTTTGCTGACGTACGGGTATTGATGTTGTTGATTTAATTCAGCGGCATTGCAAAACATATATAAACCTTCGCGCCAAGTTTTCTGTATGAGAATAACAATGGTTGGATTTCTGTCCAATGTAAAGCGTGCGGATCTTGAGAAAAAACTCGCATCATCAGACATCATAGATGATACGGACATTGAGAATCTGGACAAGGTCGACGGCGTGAAAGACGTAACTGTCGTCTTCAAGGAGCCGATTGACGCGCGTTTCATCGGAAAAACAATGATGGATCTTCTTGGAAATATTGAGAAGAAAATGGCAGCGGAAGATGAGGAGTGAGTTTGAGGCGTATTGATGACACTTCAAGAGAAAATAAATCTTCTTATTACACATATTGATACACTCCCTGATTTTAAAATAGTTTCTCCAGATTACCCATATAATCATATGGGTGCGACTATAGTTGATGCGATGCTTCAAGCAGGCTTAAAGTATGCTACGGTGGTTGAACCACGCGTTAAAAAATTACGGTCGACCTATTCAGAGGCTAAAACAACATCAGGATTTCTTGGATTATTAGAAAAATCGAGTCTAAATGAATTAATAAATTGGAAACACCCTGAAAAAATACATCGTATTCTGGAAGTGGCACGTTTTCTCGCTAAAGAAAGAATAGAAACTGAGGAACAACTTAAAATCTGGCTAAGCAATGAGTCGAATGTAGAACGATTTAAAGAAATTAGAGGGATTGGAAATAAAACTGCAGACTATTTCAAAATGTTGTCTGGCATTCCTACGAGTGCAATAGACCGTCATTTGATTAATTTTGTTAATCGCGCAGGAATATCAACACAGGGTTATTTTGATGTGCAAGAAATTATAAATGGCGTTGCAGAACAAAAAGGAATCAATAAGGTTGTGTTTGATTATAGTATTTGGAAATACATGTCCGAAGAAAAGAACAATGCGCGATTATGTAAACACTGAGACTTTATTTCCTCATAACAATCTCGACAATATCTCCGTCAAAAACGATGTGCTTTGCGCCTACTTGCTGGCCTGCGAACTTCACTGATTTTCCCCAGATATGCGCGACCAAGAAATTTTTTGCAAGGTCTTTGTGGATGTGCTCGCAAACACCCATTACCGTGCTATTTTTACGCAATATCAGCGGCTGCTTCATGTCTGCGGGCTTTCCGGGCTGCTTGAGATTTATGCGAATGATTCCTAGATTTTCAAACATTTTTTTCTTTAGCTCTTCAAGCCCGATTCCCTTGTCTGCTGAAATAAATACACAATCCTCGCCTATTTCTTTTCGCACGGATTCAATATTTTCAACGGCATCTACTTTATTCGCCACAATAACTAATGGAAGATAAATCCTGTTCGCTGTAATGACATCGATGAGCTCTTCAGGGGTTATGTCTGATTTTATCAGTATGTCTGCGTTGCGCAGATTGTATTCGTTCATGATTGCGATTATCATATCTTCAGAAATTTTTGTGAGTTTCATCGCGCAATTGATAGTTACTCCGCCGTATGGTTTTGTCTCTATTAGTACGTCCGGCTTTTTTTGATTAAATCGTATGCCTATGTTTTGAAGCTCCTTTTTCAGGATATCTATTTGCAGCCTTGGTTTTATTGCAGCATCAACTACGAGAAGTATAAGATTTGCGTTTCTTGCAACTGATAGGACTTTTTTCCCAAAGCCCTTGCCGAAAGAAGCATCTTCAATTATGCCCGGTATGTCAAGAATCTGGATTTTCGCGCCATTGTACTCTAGCATTCCCGGAATGATATCCAGCGTCGTAAATTCATAGGCGGCAACCTTTGATTCCGCATTAGTGACTTTATTTATAAGGGTTGATTTTCCGACAGAAGGAAATCCGACAAGAACTGCCGTCGCATCCCCGGCTTTTTTGACAGCATAACTGATTGTGCTCGTTCCTGATCTTTTCTTCTTGCGCATATCTTTTTCGTCTTCTAGTTTCGCAAGCTTTGCCTTGAGCTTTCCGAGATGCCCCTGCGTTGCTTTATTTGAAGGAGTCTTATCTATTTCATCAAGGATTTTCTGGATTTCGTCGTCTACGGACATAGC is a window encoding:
- a CDS encoding ribosome biogenesis protein, producing the protein MNSIRFCRKCKEYTMKDTCSVCGSATIDPKPPKFSPLDKWGKWRRKSRDMCNSTIE
- a CDS encoding GTP-binding protein, which produces MSVDDEIQKILDEIDKTPSNKATQGHLGKLKAKLAKLEDEKDMRKKKRSGTSTISYAVKKAGDATAVLVGFPSVGKSTLINKVTNAESKVAAYEFTTLDIIPGMLEYNGAKIQILDIPGIIEDASFGKGFGKKVLSVARNANLILLVVDAAIKPRLQIDILKKELQNIGIRFNQKKPDVLIETKPYGGVTINCAMKLTKISEDMIIAIMNEYNLRNADILIKSDITPEELIDVITANRIYLPLVIVANKVDAVENIESVRKEIGEDCVFISADKGIGLEELKKKMFENLGIIRINLKQPGKPADMKQPLILRKNSTVMGVCEHIHKDLAKNFLVAHIWGKSVKFAGQQVGAKHIVFDGDIVEIVMRK
- a CDS encoding S1 RNA-binding domain-containing protein produces the protein MRTLKEWPDPEDYVVCTISELNPNSAVVVLDEYEGKKGMVHVSEVANTMVRDIRRFVKIGEKEIAKVLFVDPQRGYVGLSLKRVKPSIRREKILEFKNEKKAEKFLNFAAKEMKKTITDAYEKAGYPLMEKYGGLLYPAFECAKTGGKDALINDGVPTDWAAAIADIAEKNIKEKEVVKTLILSLESFAPNGVVAIKNALEIKDKKGVEIKYVSAPKFKLTVSGPDYPAVEARIAKIIKNAEEIMKKAGGEVKVEEVAAQ